A genome region from Myripristis murdjan chromosome 16, fMyrMur1.1, whole genome shotgun sequence includes the following:
- the LOC115373986 gene encoding trypsin-1-like isoform X2, protein MRSLVFILLIGAAFATEDDKIVGGYECQRNSQPHQVSLNSGYHFCGGSLVNEYWIVSAAHCYKSRIQVRLGEHNIGITEGSEQFITSSRVIRHPQYNPYNIDYDVMLIKLSERAIINEYVQPVPLPNACAPAGTMCLVSGWGNTMSSTADRNKLQCLNIPIISDVDCDNSYPGMITDTMFCAGYLEGGKDSCQGDSGGPVVCNGELQGIVSWGYGCAEKDHPGVYAKVCMFLDWLERTMASG, encoded by the exons ATGAGGTCTCTGGTCTTCATTCTGCTCATTGGAGCTGCTT ttgccACCGAGGACGACAAGATCGTCGGAGGGTATGAGTGCCAACGCAACTCTCAGCCCCATCAGGTGTCTCTGAACTCCGGCTACCACTTCTGTGGTGGCTCCCTGGTTAATGAGTACTGGATTGTGTCTGCTGCTCACTGCTACAAGTC TCGTATCCAGGTGCGTCTTGGTGAGCACAACATCGGGATCACCGAGGGCAGCGAGCAGTTCATCACCTCCTCCCGTGTCATCCGCCACCCCCAGTACAACCCCTACAATATCGACTATGATGTCATGCTGATCAAGCTGAGCGAGCGCGCCATCATCAATGAGTATGTGCAGCCCGTGCCTCTGCCCAACGCCTGTGCTCCCGCTGGCACCATGTGTCTCGTCTCTGGCTGGGGCAACACCATGAGCTCCA CTGCTGACAGGAACAAGCTGCAGTGCCTGAACATCCCCATCATTTCTGATGTGGACTGTGACAACTCCTACCCCGGCATGATCACCGACACCATGTTCTGTGCTGGATACCTGGAGGGAGGCAAGGACTCCTGCCAG ggTGACTCTGGTGGCCCTGTTGTGTGCAACGGCGAGCTGCAAGGCATTGTGTCCTGGGGCTACGGATGTGCCGAAAAGGACCACCCTGGTGTCTATGCCAAG GTGTGCATGTTCCTCGACTGGCTGGAGCGCACTATGGCCAGCGGCTGA
- the LOC115373986 gene encoding trypsin-1-like isoform X1: MRSLVFILLIGAAFATEDDKIVGGYECQRNSQPHQVSLNSGYHFCGGSLVNEYWIVSAAHCYKSRIQVRLGEHNIGITEGSEQFITSSRVIRHPQYNPYNIDYDVMLIKLSERAIINEYVQPVPLPNACAPAGTMCLVSGWGNTMSSSENKLQCLNIPIISDVDCDNSYPGMITDTMFCAGYLEGGKDSCQGDSGGPVVCNGELQGIVSWGYGCAEKDHPGVYAKVCMFLDWLERTMASG, encoded by the exons ATGAGGTCTCTGGTCTTCATTCTGCTCATTGGAGCTGCTT ttgccACCGAGGACGACAAGATCGTCGGAGGGTATGAGTGCCAACGCAACTCTCAGCCCCATCAGGTGTCTCTGAACTCCGGCTACCACTTCTGTGGTGGCTCCCTGGTTAATGAGTACTGGATTGTGTCTGCTGCTCACTGCTACAAGTC TCGTATCCAGGTGCGTCTTGGTGAGCACAACATCGGGATCACCGAGGGCAGCGAGCAGTTCATCACCTCCTCCCGTGTCATCCGCCACCCCCAGTACAACCCCTACAATATCGACTATGATGTCATGCTGATCAAGCTGAGCGAGCGCGCCATCATCAATGAGTATGTGCAGCCCGTGCCTCTGCCCAACGCCTGTGCTCCCGCTGGCACCATGTGTCTCGTCTCTGGCTGGGGCAACACCATGAGCTCCAGTGA GAACAAGCTGCAGTGCCTGAACATCCCCATCATTTCTGATGTGGACTGTGACAACTCCTACCCCGGCATGATCACCGACACCATGTTCTGTGCTGGATACCTGGAGGGAGGCAAGGACTCCTGCCAG ggTGACTCTGGTGGCCCTGTTGTGTGCAACGGCGAGCTGCAAGGCATTGTGTCCTGGGGCTACGGATGTGCCGAAAAGGACCACCCTGGTGTCTATGCCAAG GTGTGCATGTTCCTCGACTGGCTGGAGCGCACTATGGCCAGCGGCTGA
- the LOC115373305 gene encoding trypsin-1, with product MRSLVFVLLIGAAFATEDDKIVGGYECKPYSQPHQVSLNSGYHFCGGSLVNENWVVSAAHCYKSRVEVRLGEHNIRVTEGNEQFIRSSRVIRHPNYSSYNINNDIMLIKLSKPAELNQYVQPVALPTSCAPAGTMCLVSGWGNTMSSTADSNKLQCLDLPILSDEDCDNSYPGMITDAMFCAGYLEGGKDSCQGDSGGPVVCNGELQGVVSWGYGCAEKNHPGVYAKVCLFNDWLERTMASY from the exons ATGAGGTCTCTGGTCTTTGTTCTGCTCATTGGAGCCGCCT TTGCCACCGAAGACGACAAGATCGTCGGAGGGTATGAGTGCAAGCCCTACTCTCAGCCCCATCAGGTGTCTCTGAACTCCGGCTACCACTTCTGTGGCGGCTCCCTGGTCAACGAGAACTGGGTTGTGTCTGCTGCTCACTGCTACAAGTC CCGTGTGGAGGTGCGTCTTGGCGAGCACAACATCAGGGTCACCGAGGGCAACGAGCAGTTCATCCGCTCTTCCCGTGTCATCCGCCACCCCAACTACAGCTCCTACAACATCAACAACGACATCATGCTGATCAAGCTGAGCAAGCCCGCCGAGCTCAACCAGTATGTGCAGCCCGTGGCTCTGCCTACCAGCTGTGCTCCCGCTGGCACCATGTGCCTCGTCTCTGGCTGGGGCAACACCATGAGCTCCA CTGCTGACAGCAACAAGCTGCAGTGCCTGGACCTCCCCATCCTGTCTGATGAGGACTGCGACAACTCCTACCCTGGCATGATCACTGATGCCATGTTCTGTGCTGGATACCTGGAGGGAGGCAAGGACTCCTGCCAG GGTGACTCTGGTGGCCCAGTTGTGTGCAACGGTGAGCTGCAGGGTGTTGTGTCCTGGGGCTACGGATGTGCTGAGAAGAACCACCCTGGTGTTTACGCCAAG GTCTGCCTCTTCAACGACTGGCTGGAGCGCACCATGGCCAGCTACTAA
- the LOC115373303 gene encoding interferon-inducible GTPase 5-like, with product MAEALYETADVFTGPDEGNSGYESPDNVSEIQNYAKSSTKESKMKAKKHLDQMENVTLNIAVTGESGVGKSTFVNAIRGLKDGEPGAAETGVTETTLRAVRYTHPTMPNVYIWDLPGIGTPNFKAKRYLKELQFDNFDFFIIIGSNRFKENDIMLAKEIQKMKKTFYFVRSKVDNDIQAESRKKNFNEEQVLQKIKQSCRENLAPVGHPKVFLISTFDLGKYDFNKLLESLKDNLSDHKWLALINSLPVCSVGMIEKKKKLLNNVAIAAAAAAAPSAGVFLPGFSVGCEIGIMLKFFQTAHVSFGLDDRSIHNLAERINKPEVQLKSAMKSHFVHGVSDSMVAAMFRTKGMTAAKTLETVFSGLPGMAIAFGTTLFLLRQGIKEMAEDAKAVLAAADL from the coding sequence ATGGCTGAGGCTCTCTATGAAACTGCCGATGTTTTCACTGGGCCAGACGAAGGAAACAGTGGCTATGAATCTCCTGATAATGTCAGTGAAATTCAGAACTACGCTAAATCGAGCACAAAGGAGTCAAAAATGAAGGCTAAGAAGCACCTGGACCAGATGGAGAATGTGACACTGAATATTGCCGTGACTGGGGAAAGTGGGGTGGGAAAGTCCACCTTTGTTAATGCAATAAGAGGTCTTAAAGATGGAGAGCCAGGAGCAGCAGAAACTGGAGTGACAGAGACCACCTTGAGAGCAGTTCGATACACTCACCCCACCATGCCCAATGTTTACATCTGGGACCTGCCGGGAATCGGAACCCCCAACTTCAAAGCCAAAAGGTATCTGAAAGAACTCCAGTTTGACAACTTTGACTTCTTCATTATCATTGGCTCTAACAGATTCAAAGAGAATGACATCATGTTGGCCAAAGAGAtccagaaaatgaagaaaacattttattttgttcgaTCAAAGGTTGACAATGACATCCAGGCTGAATCTCGTAAAAAGAACTTCAACGAAGAGCAAGTTCtgcaaaaaatcaaacaaagctGCAGAGAAAACCTGGCACCTGTTGGGCATCCCAAAGTGTTCCTCATCTCTACATTTGATCTGGGAAAGTATGATTTCAACAAGCTGCTTGAGTCCTTGAAGGACAACCTGTCAGACCACAAGTGGCTGGCTTTGATCAACTCTCTGCCTGTATGCTCTGTGGGCATGatcgaaaagaaaaaaaagctacttAATAACGTTGCtattgctgctgcagcagctgcagcacccAGTGCAGGCGTCTTTCTTCCAGGCTTTTCAGTGGGTTGTGAGATTGGCATTATGCTCAAGTTCTTCCAGACAGCACATGTGTCCTTTGGGCTGGATGACAGATCCATTCATAATTTGGCAGAACGGATTAACAAGCCAGAAGTTCAGCTGAAATCGGCGATGAAATCTCACTTTGTCCATGGAGTTAGTGACTCAATGGTGGCCGCTATGTTTCGCACCAAAGgcatgacagcagcaaaaactCTTGAAACTGTGTTTTCTGGCTTACCTGGCATGGCCATTGCATTTGGCACCACTCTTTTCCTTCTGCGACAAGGAATAAAGGAAATGGCTGAGGATGCCAAAGCAGTTCTGGCTGCAGCAGATTTGTGA
- the LOC115373304 gene encoding trypsin-2-like — translation MIGLIVLTLLGAAAAAPLDDKIVGGYECAAHSRPWQVSINIGYHYCGGSLINDQWIISAAHCWQNPFSQIAILGDHHIWNYEGTEQYMSVDAIYWHEMYNYETLDYDIMLMKLAHPATLNQYVKPIPLPKACPRVGDMCEVSGWGNTWPEDVYNPFQLQCVRVPIVADADCDNSYPGMITNQMVCAGYPEGGKDACQGDSGGPLVCNGELQGIVSWGQGCAQPNYPGVYTKVCSLMPWINDILTRYS, via the exons ATGATTGGTCTGATTGTGCTCACACTGCTGGGTGCTGCAG CTGCAGCCCCTCTGGATGACAAGATCGTGGGAGGCTACGAGTGTGCAGCCCACTCCCGGCCTTGGCAGGTGTCCATCAACATCGGCTACCACTATTGCGGCGGCTCCCTCATCAACGACCAGTGGATCATCTCTGCCGCACACTGCTGGCAAAA TCCCTTTTCACAGATTGCCATCTTGGGTGACCACCACATCTGGAATTATGAAGGCACAGAGCAGTACATGTCAGTGGATGCCATCTACTGGCACGAGATGTACAACTACGAGACGCTGGACTATGACATTATGCTGATGAAGCTGGCCCATCCTGCCACTCTGAATCAATATGTCAAGCCCATCCCTCTGCCAAAGGCCTGCCCCAGAGTTGGCGACATGTGTGAGGTGTCTGGATGGGGGAACACCTGGCCCGAAGATG TGTACAACccatttcagctgcagtgtgtgagggTCCCTATTGTGGCTGATGCGGACTGTGACAACTCCTACCCTGGCATGATCACTAACCAAATGGTGTGTGCTGGATACCCGGAAGGAGGCAAGGACGCCTGTCAG GGTGACTCCGGTGGTCCTCTGGTGTGTAATGGGGAGCTGCAGGGCATTGTCTCTTGGGGCCAGGGCTGCGCTCAGCCTAACTACCCGGGAGTTTACACCAAAGTCTGCTCTCTGATGCCCTGGATCAACGATATTCTCACCAGATACAGCTAG
- the LOC115373306 gene encoding trypsin-like: MRLLALLLMVGAAVAVPREDGRIIGGQECEPHSRPYMASLNYGYHFCGGVLINKQWVLSVAHCWYNPYAMQIMLGEHDLRVFEGTEQLMKTNTIIWHPSYDYQTLDYDMMLIKLFHPVEVTETVAPISLPTGCPYGGLLCSVSGWGDTAQGNEVNMPTRLQCLDVPIVEDQDCENAYPGMITRRMMCAGYMEGGRDACNGDSGSPLVCFGEVHGLVSWGQGCAEPNYPGVYVKVCEFLFWIEETLAANP, encoded by the exons ATGAGActgctggctctgctgctgATGGTGGGAGCTGCTG TGGCAGTTCCCCGCGAAGATGGAAGAATCATTGGAGGGCAGGAGTGTGAGCCTCACTCTCGTCCCTACATGGCCTCACTCAACTACGGCTACCACTTCTGTGGTGGGGTGCTCATCAACAAGCAGTGGGTGCTCTCCGTCGCTCACTGCTGGTACAA ccCGTATGCCATGCAGATCATGCTGGGCGAACACGACCTGCGTGTGTTTGAGGGCACCGAGCAGCTCATGAAGACCAACACTATCATCTGGCACCCTAG TTATGACTACCAGACTCTGGATTACGACATGATGTTGATCAAGCTCTTCCACCCGGTGGAGGTGACAGAGACAGTCGCACCCATTTCCCTGCCCACAGGGTGTCCATATGGGGGCTTGCTCTGCTCCGTGTCTGGCTGGGGTGACACTGCCCAGGGAAACGAGG TCAACATGCCCACCCGTCTGCAGTGTCTGGATGTGCCCATAGTGGAAGACCAGGATTGTGAGAACGCCTACCCAGGCATGATCACACGCAGGATGATGTGTGCCGGCTATATGGAAGGAGGCAGAGACGCCTGCAAT GGTGACTCTGGCAGTCCTCTGGTGTGTTTTGGGGAGGTCCATGGCCTGGTGTCGTGGGGTCAGGGCTGTGCGGAGCCCAACTACCCCGGTGTCTACGTCAAAGTGTGCGAGTTCCTCTTCTGGATCGAAGAAACTCTGGCAGCCaacccctga